A portion of the Cryptomeria japonica chromosome 5, Sugi_1.0, whole genome shotgun sequence genome contains these proteins:
- the LOC131051425 gene encoding uncharacterized protein LOC131051425 has translation MNPPSKRLKGGGPVEEPGGGGTLVALRGGAAGSRRSTSGVGGCAVGASSTRGYTAGSAGGCTTGCVTGASGSGGYAAGGVSGGGRRELSVVATGRWDRMEGSVTV, from the coding sequence atgaaccccccctcaaaaaggcTAAAGGGTGGAGGTCCAGTGGAGGAGCCAGGAGGAGGTGGCACTCTGGTGGCGCTCCGAGGAGGAGCGGCGGGCAGCAGGAGGAGCACTAGCGGTGTTGGGGGCTGTGCAGTGGGCGCGAGCAGTACAAGAGGCTACACGGCAGGTAGCGCGGGAGGCTGCACGACGGGTTGCGTGACGGGCGCGAGCGGTTCTGGGGGCTACGCAGCGGGCGGAGTGAGTGGCGGGGGCCGCAGGGAACTATCGGTGGTGGCCACAGGTCGGTGGGATAGAATGGAAGGATCGGTCACAGTATGA